A stretch of the Flavobacterium sp. 5 genome encodes the following:
- a CDS encoding PKD domain-containing protein gives MRKLYFFYILFFLIKTASVYGLCTTNNSNYRDKSFRDLILPPNVNFSFTSDGACSGTPINFTSVVSGNAPFKYSWDFGDGSTSSISNPNHTFTALGCGTQNFTVKLTVTDANGEVNSISKNVSVKQKPDLKFTNLNAPIGSSTPFEKCGDNNSDPKYTIKLANNSSSVSCIASYNIDWGDGNLETSVTFPKTHTYMKLGSFNMVVTGIGNSACENSITYVVKNSNNPIGALIAPGNTTNLCIPVAPMDFAIGSWALNPSDTNYQVNYGDGTVLNLSQAQLESSSYYNSLNPKVSQNYPIPHKFTRFNCPSGNTVTLTITTSCGSTYLTAGPIIILDVPTVSFSVSPIVCANTYVSFNNSTLAGYTNDCSTYNVYTWDFGDGSSVSREVSPSHVYTRPGNYTIKLSATTPCGIGNTYTQTICVEPILQPKFTVAKACASENVQITNTTDTSKSCGTESYYWEVMNYYEGFCGKGRGQWNFVNGTGYNSKDPVINFSNPGTYELRLRTLNSCGLYQYASQLIEVKKKPVITLDPISDYCNSATIKPVGKVVESCSPTSELTYLWSFPGGTPSTSTSFNPGSINYTKSGNYQATFSVTNSCGTATAIRNFSVDLVLSPVIKPKTAEICSGNSFLISPVTNGTDNVPAGTTYIWSYPTISPAGAVSGAYAQSTPTTSISQTLTNNTAFPATVIYTVSPISKVCPGPDFTVTVTVDPLINANEIVKKITCFGLSDGAISINVTGGIPFTTGKPYTFSWTGPNGFASTDEDISNLKSGYYYLTINDNGNCPFSKSYYVEEPAKFQFSGNKNDISCYGLNDGNINLSTSGGTQPYKFVWTKDGNPYNATTESLYNLSPGVYGVTITELNNCGILKETYTIIEPPLLEVSFVSQVDILCYGDYTGEINVSTIGGRTTEISPGVFNYSYYWTGPNGYSSYIQNPKNLAAGTYNLTVTDNSGCTDNLQVILKQNNEIKIDYTKTEIACYGYSDASITINSITGGIPFTTGDPYIIKWSNLGSGLIQDNLSAGTYVITITDALNCTKQFTIVIDNAPVFTIDPDVKQISCFGERDAHIRLNLVGGQLPVTLVWNDDATAGIERNNLGPGEYTVIITDAKSCVIKGTYLIVEPPLLEVNATVSNPLNCIEANTGAINLVVTGGTPPFSYSWSNGAIIEDLENLIPGNYTVTVTDANGCKKADTWKITRFEQLTPTIEVLTDFNCDTKYVHQTFVGHVKGGIPPYQLSWSDGVVTGINGEIMNTNNNGLVIFSVTDSFGCKADYPYNVNTPVLGKANFSTSSYGKDVYDLYSIYDPILFTNLATGDFTAISWDFGDGNFSDEENPKHIYTKVGTYTIKQTVTYPFGCQYSYSSVLGVEKGYSLIMPNAFTPNNDGYNDTFAPVFLGLTNIKLDVFDTWGSIIYSESGENIRGWHGKVKDLDAENGNYYFKITAKTFYNHTITEKGVLTLIK, from the coding sequence TCAAAACTTTACTGTTAAATTGACTGTTACTGATGCAAATGGTGAGGTCAACTCTATATCAAAAAATGTTTCGGTAAAACAAAAACCAGATTTAAAATTTACCAATCTAAATGCGCCAATTGGTTCTAGTACTCCTTTTGAAAAATGTGGTGATAATAATTCAGATCCAAAATATACTATTAAATTAGCCAACAATTCTAGTTCAGTTTCCTGTATCGCTTCATATAATATTGATTGGGGAGATGGTAATTTAGAAACCAGTGTTACTTTTCCTAAAACACATACCTATATGAAATTAGGTTCGTTTAATATGGTTGTAACAGGAATTGGAAATAGTGCTTGCGAAAACTCGATTACTTATGTGGTTAAAAACTCTAATAACCCGATAGGAGCGCTTATAGCACCTGGAAATACAACTAATTTATGTATACCAGTAGCTCCAATGGATTTTGCTATTGGTTCTTGGGCACTTAATCCTTCGGATACAAATTATCAGGTCAATTATGGAGATGGTACAGTATTGAATCTATCCCAGGCGCAACTGGAAAGCTCTAGTTATTACAATAGTTTGAATCCAAAAGTATCACAAAATTATCCTATACCTCATAAATTTACAAGGTTTAATTGCCCTAGTGGTAATACAGTTACTTTGACAATCACTACATCTTGTGGAAGTACTTATCTTACTGCTGGACCCATTATTATTTTAGATGTTCCAACGGTAAGCTTTAGTGTAAGTCCTATAGTCTGTGCAAATACTTACGTTAGTTTTAATAATTCAACTCTTGCAGGTTATACTAATGATTGCAGCACTTATAATGTTTACACTTGGGATTTTGGTGATGGAAGTTCAGTATCGAGAGAAGTTTCTCCTAGTCATGTTTATACAAGACCGGGAAATTATACTATCAAATTATCGGCGACAACTCCTTGTGGAATAGGAAATACTTATACTCAGACAATATGTGTAGAACCTATTTTGCAACCTAAATTTACTGTTGCAAAAGCATGTGCTTCCGAAAATGTTCAGATAACAAATACCACTGATACAAGTAAGAGTTGTGGCACCGAAAGTTACTATTGGGAAGTAATGAATTATTATGAAGGTTTTTGTGGAAAAGGAAGAGGGCAATGGAACTTTGTAAATGGGACAGGTTACAATTCTAAAGATCCGGTTATAAATTTTAGTAATCCAGGTACTTATGAATTGAGATTAAGAACATTAAATTCCTGCGGATTATATCAATATGCCTCACAATTAATAGAAGTAAAGAAGAAGCCTGTAATTACTTTAGACCCTATTTCTGATTATTGTAATTCGGCGACAATTAAACCTGTTGGTAAAGTGGTAGAAAGTTGTTCTCCTACTTCAGAACTAACATATCTTTGGAGTTTTCCTGGTGGGACTCCTTCGACATCGACATCATTTAACCCGGGCTCTATTAATTATACAAAAAGTGGTAATTATCAAGCTACTTTTAGTGTTACTAATAGTTGTGGTACTGCTACAGCAATAAGAAATTTTTCTGTAGATTTAGTTCTTTCTCCCGTTATAAAGCCAAAAACAGCTGAAATTTGTAGCGGTAATAGCTTTTTGATCTCACCAGTGACTAACGGAACAGATAATGTGCCAGCTGGTACTACATACATTTGGTCATATCCAACTATTTCTCCTGCGGGTGCTGTGAGTGGAGCTTATGCACAATCTACGCCTACAACGAGTATTAGCCAAACATTGACTAATAATACCGCATTTCCTGCTACAGTAATTTATACCGTATCTCCAATATCTAAAGTTTGTCCTGGTCCTGATTTTACAGTTACGGTAACAGTTGATCCATTGATAAACGCGAATGAAATTGTAAAAAAAATCACTTGCTTTGGATTGAGTGATGGTGCTATTAGTATTAATGTGACTGGAGGAATTCCATTTACAACAGGGAAACCTTATACTTTTTCTTGGACTGGTCCAAACGGATTTGCAAGTACTGATGAGGATATTTCTAATCTAAAATCTGGTTATTATTACTTAACCATAAATGATAATGGTAATTGTCCCTTCTCTAAAAGTTATTATGTGGAAGAACCTGCTAAATTTCAATTTTCAGGTAATAAAAATGATATAAGCTGTTACGGATTAAATGACGGAAACATAAATTTGAGCACATCTGGAGGAACCCAGCCTTATAAGTTTGTTTGGACAAAAGACGGAAATCCCTATAATGCAACTACTGAAAGTCTTTATAATTTGAGTCCCGGTGTTTACGGAGTCACTATTACCGAGTTGAATAATTGTGGTATTTTGAAAGAAACGTATACCATTATAGAACCACCTTTATTAGAAGTAAGTTTTGTAAGCCAAGTTGATATTCTATGTTACGGAGATTATACAGGAGAAATTAATGTTAGTACAATTGGTGGTAGAACAACAGAAATAAGTCCAGGTGTTTTTAATTATAGTTATTATTGGACTGGTCCAAATGGTTACAGTAGCTATATTCAAAACCCAAAAAATCTTGCAGCAGGGACTTATAATTTAACCGTAACTGACAATTCAGGTTGTACAGATAATTTGCAAGTGATTCTAAAACAGAATAATGAGATTAAAATTGATTATACTAAAACTGAAATAGCTTGCTACGGTTATTCAGATGCTTCTATAACTATTAATTCTATTACGGGGGGTATTCCATTTACAACTGGAGATCCTTATATTATAAAGTGGAGTAATTTAGGCTCGGGGCTAATACAAGATAATTTATCAGCTGGAACCTATGTAATTACAATTACAGATGCGCTAAACTGTACTAAGCAATTCACAATTGTGATTGATAATGCACCGGTTTTTACAATCGATCCAGATGTTAAACAAATTTCTTGTTTTGGTGAAAGGGACGCACATATCCGATTAAATCTTGTTGGGGGACAATTACCAGTCACTTTAGTATGGAATGATGATGCTACTGCAGGAATCGAACGGAATAATTTAGGACCTGGGGAATATACAGTAATAATTACTGATGCTAAATCTTGTGTAATAAAAGGGACTTATCTTATTGTTGAACCACCTTTATTAGAAGTAAATGCAACGGTTTCTAATCCTTTAAATTGTATTGAAGCCAATACAGGAGCTATCAATTTAGTGGTTACAGGCGGAACACCTCCGTTTTCATATTCTTGGTCTAACGGTGCGATAATTGAAGATCTTGAAAATCTTATACCAGGGAATTATACCGTTACAGTAACTGATGCTAATGGCTGTAAAAAAGCTGATACATGGAAAATTACCCGATTTGAACAACTGACTCCAACTATCGAAGTTTTAACTGATTTTAATTGTGATACCAAATACGTTCACCAAACATTTGTAGGTCATGTAAAAGGTGGAATTCCTCCTTATCAGTTAAGTTGGTCGGATGGAGTTGTGACAGGTATTAACGGCGAGATAATGAATACCAATAATAATGGGTTAGTGATTTTTAGTGTAACTGATAGTTTTGGTTGTAAAGCTGATTATCCATATAATGTGAACACTCCAGTTTTAGGAAAAGCCAATTTTTCTACAAGTTCATATGGGAAAGATGTTTATGATTTGTATTCTATTTACGATCCTATATTATTTACAAACTTAGCTACTGGAGATTTTACTGCAATTTCTTGGGATTTTGGAGATGGAAATTTTTCTGATGAAGAAAATCCAAAGCACATTTATACCAAAGTAGGTACTTACACTATTAAGCAAACTGTTACCTATCCTTTTGGTTGTCAATATAGCTATAGTTCGGTATTAGGTGTAGAAAAAGGATATAGTTTAATTATGCCAAATGCGTTTACACCAAATAATGATGGATATAATGATACATTTGCTCCAGTTTTTCTTGGATTGACAAATATAAAACTGGATGTTTTTGACACATGGGGTAGCATTATATACTCAGAAAGTGGAGAGAATATTCGTGGTTGGCATGGGAAAGTAAAAGATTTAGATGCAGAAAATGGTAATTATTATTTTAAAATTACAGCAAAAACCTTTTATAATCACACGATAACAGAAAAAGGAGTACTTACACTAATTAAATAA